The Seriola aureovittata isolate HTS-2021-v1 ecotype China chromosome 16, ASM2101889v1, whole genome shotgun sequence genomic interval TTTTCAAAGTAAAGACCAGCAGCTTGTCTCCATTAGTTTGCAAATAaagtcagcccccccccccactcccccctccGTGCAAACATAGAAGGATAATGTTACTCTTTAAATTGTTCCATTTACGCAATACACTTGATTGTGAGTTTACTGGGTACACATAACATAGTGATTCTGTCTAATACAATTAATAACAGTTATGTTTTGTAGGTGTAAATAAACTTTATGTAAACTTTAGgatgtggttgtggttgttatGTTACGctgagatgtgtttttaatatttgcatCTAATATTATACCTCTCAGTATAGTACAATACATctcaacaccaccacaaactaAAACGACCATAAAGTCTAATTAAGGCCTCTCTTTAACAATTTAACTAAGATTTATTACAGTATCGTTGGattatactgcattagttttagcatTAGAGTACATAATAAATGGCTAATGAGATGTACTGTATCTGCTGTAATGGTGTGAACTTCTACTATGACTGGCAGCAGCAATCTGCAACCGTGTATCACCTAAAGCCATGTCTGTACAAGAGTAACTTATCAGTGGCCTACACCATATGCAGATCACTGGGATACATTTCTGAGCACTATTTAGAGATGTATCATATGGAGATGTTTCACAAAATTCCTGTGAAGTCAACTTTAATCTTTGTGGTCCATTTGATTGGAGCTGGAAGCAGTAAGTTTGGTTTCCCCAGGCTGCCACTTTGCCCATTGAATGTTTGACCTACAGTGTGATTAATATCAGTGCTGTCCCTCATGTGGCTGCAACCTACAAACTTTATCATGTGCTTTGGGTTTTTAGAGTGATTAATCTAATTAGGTTAGTTTGATATTTGCATTAAATTCTATTGAATTAGTGCGGTGCTATGCAGATCTACAGTCAAactagacagacacacaccagttAATGTAGCAAATTAGACCCTTTTCAACCAAATGACGGTTGTTAGTACAGAGACCCTCTGTAGGGATATGTTGGGATGAATGCATCTGCACTCTGCTGTGACAGTCTTGGATCCTGCTGGCTCAGGGTACACTGTTCACTATACTGCACTGTCCAGACTCAGTTGTATATTTGGTACACCTAtctaaaattaatttattagcctcaaattaataattaatgttaaagtttagtttttgttgaagATATTTTGAGGtgttaattaaatttttattgttgtttttgaggctgtagtttgtggtgtagttgaaatatattgtattatactCCCACCAATATTTAAATTGAGTGGACAAAGTGTTGGAAACAATTTAACCCCCATGAAGGTAGGATTTGTTTCAGTGGAGTTATATTAGAATACATTTTAACTAGGTGTACcaaataaactggcaactgagtgtagTTTGACATGAAAACCAAGTCGAGCAACAATCTTTGGCAAGATATATTAGCATCTCTTGTTTGGCCTGAGGGAAGTCTCAGTCCTATTCACAAGTGACTAAGATATGAGCTCCATTTACATGAGTTTACGTGTGCATACGTTTCTCATTCATATTGGCCAGATGACTTATAGTAGAGCAACACTGACTCTGAACTTTGGCAAATGATTAGATGAgcaacaagtttttttttctatattttgtcTGCTGTCAGTACAGATTTTTTATGAAGTAAGGTTATAGAACAtagatcatgtttttttgtattatgatttaatttgttGAGACATTGGCTAGTGCAGCACACTGGTACAAAGACTCTGTGCATGTGTCACTGAGGGATGTAGTTATGAAAGCTGTCTGAAACTGACTTGAAGTATTTCTCTGACTGGATTATGACTGAACTAGAGCATTAGATTTAGGtaagtgtacctaataaaattGGGACCTGAGAATAAGGTCTCTATTCAGATTAAGTAAGTTCCGGTCAGTGCTTACAAACTTATATTGATccagtttgctgttttttgcaTGTAACAGATGTATTTCTCTCTGGACAGGCTGTGGTGgaatgagcagtgtgtgtgtgttgaagaggAAAGCAGTGCTCTGGCAGGATTCATTCAGCCCCCACCATAGAACTACATCTCCCAGCATGCCTGTGGTGCTGAGCAGCGGAGGACATGCCCCACCAACTGGGCAGACCCCTCAGGCCACACCCCCCAGCCAGCAGGTAATACCCAGCACGTTTACACGTTTACatctttcatttattcattgacAGATGTGTACGTCTTCCAGAAACATCTCACAGTTAACTCTATGGTCCACCAGCCTGTGTTGCTGGTCTTTTATTATTATAGCTATTTTAATGCTGTTCACATTGCAACAGAAGTTGGTATTCTGTCAGAGTAGAATTGTAGATGGAAGCTGTGTTGACATTAAAAAAGTTggttaaaattgtgtttttggaaaaataaccaatatactatgacatttgcaATAGAAACAACTGAGGGTGGCTCTTAAGAATAGAGATGCGAAAACAGATCAGAAGTCTGTTTCCCCACTGTAATTGTTTGATTCAGATTGTAACAAAGCAACATTGTTGTGGATATGAGACCTTGGTCAAAGTGTGAGTCAAACTAATGACTGCTGGCTCTAATTGtccatttttaaattgattataAATGTGCTACGTaagtctgacatttaaaaggATCATGTTACATTTGTGATTATGATGGAGTAAAATGTCAATGCAAACACAGTGAGGTTTAGTTGAATGTGAAGTTAATTAATGGATGAACAGTTAGTTAACTGACAGCAATGAATGATTACTTTTTGAATTTTGGATTCTTTGTAGTGATTTATCAAttgaaagaaacattttggGGGTTCAGCTTCACACATAAGAGGATTTTTTGCTGCTTTCATATAattgtaagttgttttttttcctaaactGTTAAATGAGCAGTTTGAAGTGAGGTGCTTGTGAAATGGGCTGGTCAATTAATATATTGTAATAATTCTATGCATTGATAGACTATGAATTggttaattgaaaaataaaatttgtagGGAAATTATTTGCTGCAACTATAGTTATAGTTACACTAGTAATAATTACCTAATAATCAGCTTCAAATCTCTGTCTTTATATCATCTTGGCGAGTAGAGCCGCTGATGTGAATAAGTAGAATAGCTGTTGGCCTATTAAGAGTTGCCTTGCTTGTCCAGACAAGCTAGCCACGCTGTTAAGTGTAATACAGTCTATCACACTAAAATGTgtaataaaactaaatgtaGTTGTTTGGCAGTCTAAAATGTGATTGTACTTTAATAGGCCTGGCCACTGTAATGTCTCTGCCTCAACAGCACAGTGGAAGTGTGTGCAGTAGTATGTGTAAGGTCACACAAAAGGCTCATCAGCTAAGCGTTAGTACTTGATAACAAGTTTAGTATTTTTCCTGACTAATCCTGGGGGGAAAACATTCTGTCCATCTGATTAGTAACAATTAAGGCTGATTAGATTGTCTTGGTAACTTGTTCTACTGCACACTTTTCATGTACAGAAAATGACCGAGCCCAGTTGTTTCCAGTACATGTTGACTGGTTCTATGATGACAGCATCTTGTGGGGAATTTTGTTTTTACCCTCAGAAAGGGTTAGAGAGGAAGTCAGCAGAAACTTTGCCAAAGCTTGCCTCCTATTTGGACGTATTTGAGAGGATGTGGGTTTAAGTACCTCAGCTTACGGtgctgttttgatgatgatttaatCAATTTTGAAAGTGATaaatttggacttttttttttttttttttttaaaaaacacgtGGTCATAAGGTTGAAAAAGGTGTTCGAATGAATTGTTTGCAGTGACCTGGCAGAAAACTTCTGATTATTTCCAACTGGGCTTTTATGTCTTTACTTTGTTTTCCAGCAGATGAATTATTCCACTATTAATAGAGAAGTAAAGGAACTCATAGCTATCCCATTTTCTTTGCTAACAGACTAAAGAATAAAGCAGCACAGTGACTGTGGAGTCGTTGTGCTGTAAACATTAAATCATTTGGTTTTATTATGTGGTTGGTACTTGTATTTGGATTGATCTTCCTTTTTCAACTCTTAAATTTCTGCATTGTGTTCAGTCACAgtgtattgatttatttgtatgtttgacATGTATTTAACTGTAAGCATGCTcaagtctgtgtgtatgtgtattctCTTCCTGCGcttttgtgttgcatttttgctttttttttttccttcttcttatAAACAACTACACCTGCGTGTCTCCGGTTGTTGTTCAGTTACACTGTGCTTGTTACTGTTGCCAGTAATTTAGgataatgtgcatgtgtgtgtctccaagGGTGTGGCGGGTGCTGGACGTTCCCAGGATGATGCCATGGTAGACTATTTCTTCCAGCGGCAGCATGGTGAACAGCCTGGCAAACATCGCTGGCCCACTGGAGACAACATCCATGACAGCcaggtatgtatgtatgtatgtgtgtgtgtgtgtgtgtgtgtgtgtgtgtgtgtgtgtgtgtgtgtgcgtgtgtgtgtgcgtacttACGTTAGTGTTGCAAAagatacatattttttttactcgTATtcttatgtaaaaataaaataatgccgTAGACATTGAAATGACGACATGGGAAATGTGGGGGTTAAGGGAAACAAATAGTTTTCATAGTTtgaatttaatgttaaaaaataaagttcagaTTTTAATTGATGCCAATTTGAACAATCTGTAGCAAGTTCATACTAATTATAGTATACTAATTAACACTAATATTAATTACTACTCGTACCGATTAACAGGTAATAAAAGGTTAGGTTAGGTTTGCCCAGTGGTTGAGTATGAAACACATAGTTTCATTGTTTGTCATGTCTCTCTGGGCTTTCTGTCTGCAGGTGCGATCCATGGACGAGTTGAACCACGACTTTCAGGCTTTGGCTCTGGAAGGACGCGCCATGGGAGAGGTGAGACATTAGAGCTGATGGTTGTCTAGAAGAAGGTGACTGTGTAGCTTAAATACCTTTCCTGATAATGGTGCATTTGGGCTATGGCTACTCGAGACATGTCAGTACAGTTTGGATGTCTAAATTTGGAATAAAACGAAGCCGTATATCAACACTTGACATAAAAATGGCTGTCCTGTATTTTTTCACACGGGCACCTGGCTGAACTGATGCATGATGGATTACCGACAGAGTCAAACTTGAATAACAGGAAGtctaagaaagaagaaagttgCCTGGTGAAAAGCTATTGAGCCAAAAGTAGTGTGGACTTGTTTGCATTGTTTCGCCAGAATGAAAGCTTTGATAAATGAAAGGAAACTGAACAGAGATGCGTTTTAATTTGAGTTGGTTGGATCGGCTGTTGGCATTTATTAAATACAATCTACACTCAGTAACTCTGTTAATGTTGGACCAGTGCCTGCAATTAGTTTTGGCTTGTTGAACATAGAGATGATGTGTATCGGATTTTGTAAgacttctgtttgtctgtcttttgttaGTATTTTGTGCTTGTTGAGTCTTCTAGTGTAATAGTTCTACTATTGTTTCTTATTGTACAGCTATGGACAGTATTACAAGTATTAcggtattattattttttcatctagaaataattttttttttaaagcagcagatCAGTTTCTATTGATTTTCAAATTTTAAGTCCCTGTGCAACCAAGAGTTGTTTCCTGTTGCCAGAAGATACTGATCAGTGTTTTACGGAAAACAAGGTCATTTTATAGCGAGAAAGATGCTGACTCTAATAGAAAATGaagtttttgaaatgtttgcctTTATCATGTTAGTGAGGGTGGGGAGAGACCGGAAGGTGAGGGAAGAGATGGGTGGGCCTTGGTGTtacacgctctaccaggtgagctactGGGGCCCCTGTAACCATTTTTACCATGTCTCTTTTCCACTTTGCccttgtgtctctgcagcagctgctaaCTGGTAAGAAGTTCTGGGAGACGGATGACTCTGGGAAGGATGGACCAAAAGGGATCTTCCTGGACCAGTGGAGGGACAGCGCATGGGGTGCCTCAGGTATACACCAGTCTGGTCTACGTTTGTGATACGGTGGCAGATAGCAGGGTGTTATGAATGCAGGAACATGACAGTGAAATGTTTCACAAGCACATCAAGAAACCACCAGAACACTCACTTTAGTGCTTGAAAATCTCTGGTGTTCGAAAATCTATATTTAGCTTCCTGTCAGGCTCAAAAGCTGATGTCAAAGTGAAATCACCCTGATATTCTCTCAAATCATGAGGGTGATGTGATTTGAGATTTCTGCTGTATCATATCAGCACTGCAGTTATTTCTGTAGGCATGATGATCAGAAACTGATGGTTAAGAGTTTATTTGTAGATTAAAATGCTTCTGGTAGTTAAATTGTGCATTAGATTATTTCTTGAACCTTGTAGCATAGTACAAGACAGCCatgtttttgtgaaactgtgGGCATGTAATCTACATTGGACTGGACTACATTAtattgagaggtgtttctatttATTTGTCCTCCTCTTTTATGTACATGAGAGGGgctgaacattaaaaaaacatctcgCAATGTAAtgcagtccagtacaacaccatcAATAACAGGAACCTCAAGCCAAAAACATATAATTGAATTAACAACTTCCTGATAGTGTCGACAAACACTGAGCATTGTAGGCATCATAAATGTAACATTTGCattagattgtacaggtgtaccAAATAAAGTGACCATTGAAGACAGAGCTGAGTGTGTTTATCTCAGTTCACAATGGGAACAAAATTAAGAAATCTCCATACAGGTAATTTAAATAAACCCCCACCATGAAAGACCTATTGTTTAATGCAGCTATAAGTGGTGGAGGTGTCACCCTGTAAGTTCCTCTCAGTAAATATGTGCTGACTTTAATGGGATGCAATCTTAGtgtggtgaaataaaaaaaaaaaaaacaaacaaaaaaaaaaacacgtatTGTCCCGTGAGTGGTGCTGATGTGTTATGGTATCACTTTCATGCTTGATGCAAATGTGGTTTTCCCCTGTGCATGAATGTTATTTAACAATCCTTGTTCCGCTTGATGCAGATCACTCAGTGTCTCAGCCAATCATGGTGTCCCGTCGGCCAGGGCAGGGTTTCCATGGCGGAGGTGAAGTTGGGGTGGGCTCGGTGATGTCACCGCGGTCCGAGAGTGGAGGGTTGGGAGTTAGCATGGTGGAGTacgtcctctcctcctcaccagcTGACAAACTGGATTCCTGCCTCCGAAAAGGACCCTATGTAAGTcttacagtattttctttttttctgtccatcagTAATATCACAGTCTTCAATACTCATGTATTGCACATTTCCTGTAATCAGTTTCATTCTCCAGTTTTTGTTATCATAACGATCTTGACTTTTCATGTCAAAATTGACTTTTGATAACCTTGATAACCTTTACTTCACACATCATCTACCATTCTTCTCTCACGGTTTGTCCCTTGTCAGCCAGTGGTTGTCAAATTGGGACAAGAGTTGTTTCTCACCTTGTCCATATTAATCTGTCCTCCTCACTCTGtaccttttgtgttttcaccatCTATCACTGTCATGTTGTCAGCACCTCTCTATCTGTTTTTCACTGTAGCAGTTATATTTATTGTCTCCCTCTCATCGCACAGGGGCAGAGGGACGGAGAGgttgaggaggagaagagggagaagcCAAAGGCAACATTTGAGGGAGAGAAACTGAAAGAGTTGACAGAAGGTGAAGCTGATGTCATCAGCGACGTCATCAACCCCAATGGGCTGCCTGTGCAGAACGGCCTGGATGTGGATGTCAAAGAGTTTGGGTAGGACTTTCCTGTTTTTAGCATGCATCCAGAACCATCCCGAAATACAATCTAAGCAGTGTCAAAATGAATGTGGACCATCCTGaatttgaaacatttgtttttctatttaaatcaTTCAAAGTTACCTTTAAGaaagataaaacaacacacacaacatttgtTCGGGCAGCCTGAGAGTTCACTTGTAAGCCTGTATAATGTCAAccaaaaatgcaaaattatGTTACTAGATTTCATCATTGAGTTTCTATTTGATTCATTACTTTGCAAGGCATAGTAACCTAAAAACCTCTTCCTGGGAATCATGGGAAGGTTTCAGAATGACAGAGTTGTGAGTTGGCAACCAGAGAGAAACGTGGAGGACTGAGCGGAGGCAGGGACCAGTTTCTGtcactgttaaacacacacacacacacacacacacacacacacacacacacacacacactgagccccTGTTGGCTTGCTTATGTTAAGTCTAAGTTGGAGCAGCGGGTCAGCTCACTGTAAATGCAAACGTTGGCTGCTGAGCCATTAGCtggcaagtgaaaaaaaaaaaacaacaacaatattgtTACCATTTCCCCGCTGCAGCGGCAGCTGTCGTAAGGTCAAAGGCTTTCAGGGTTTTGTTCTGCTGTGCGGTTTCTCGATGTAAAAAATTGGAGTATCTCACCACCTGTGGATGTCATCAGCATTCTGACACTCGATACCGGCGGTGTAAttttttgcgtgtgtgtatgttgtcaATGAGGTTGAATGAGAACTGTGTGTGCTATACAAAACGTGCAGTCAGTTTCTTTTCATCATAATGTTAccagggtttgttttttgttttttttctcatcacaaATTCATCACAAAATTAATTGtattcctccctcctcccattTTACTGGCCCTGGGATGATTGGAGGTCCTTAAGCTCAACCCCTGGACTCTTATACAGGGACACACGCGTGGCTTGTTGGAGAAATGCTTATCTTTTCTTCAGATGTAAACGCAACCACTCTTCTTTCTCAACCTTGCAGTCGTCCCCCAGGCAACATGCCGGCCCCTGGCCCCGAGGGTGACCTGCTTGGGGGTCCCGGGGGTGTAGGGGCTGAGGGCCTGACACCCTTAGGAGGTGGTGGAGGCCCCAAGCCCCCTGAAGACTTCTCTGGTGTAGAACAGGGTGGTGTCACCATGGACCCCATGGAGTCAGTGATGGAGCCGCTTCAGTTTGACTACAACTCCCAGATGCCCATGGACTCAGCGCCCACTGTCGGTCTATTTGACTACACTAACCAGCAGCAGGTAAGACAGAGTAGTTTGAAAGCCTTTGTGGAGCTCTGAGGACCTGTTCAGACCATCTGGttcaggtgatctgatcacaagtgcaCAGCTCTAAGTACAGGTGTGGGCGCATGTTAATGCCACATCTGAACAGGGTCAGAGAGACTCTGCTCCAGTGACATTTAGATGTGATTTACCTTTTGTTCTATGTGCAGCTGTTTCAGAGAAACAACGCTCTAGCGGTGCAGCAGTTAACAgcagcccagcagcagcagtacgccttggcagcagcacagcagcctCACAttggtaagtgtgtgtgtgaatatacaTGAACAGGCATTTGAGCAGGAGAACtcaatataaaatgtatgttatCATTTGTTATTTGGgatgtatgttgttttgtttggcaCATTCTCTCACCGTCAGCATGACACAAATTAAAGGATGACATTAGTGGAGTAGTGATGGGAATGTGGTGGATCATTACATACCACTATGCACCACTATGCACATTTTACAACAGAATGAAAAGTGCAACATGATTTTACACAACACCCCATATAATCTAAAACActtattttgaagtaaaaaaacaaagaaagtaagTTTAGCTGAAATATCAGATGAAAGGTAAGATTTATATTTTCCCATAAGTACCATAAACAGGTGAGatttgcaggatttttttttttttttttttttttacagtcattGGTCAGTATCAGTGATTCAACAGCAGTAACACCGGGAGTGTTGCAGTGTTTAGTTAGTCATTTTGGAGCAAAAGAGCACAGCAGTTACAAAACACTACATGTTGTTGCAGTCTCATGGTAACTAACTAATCTGGAGTTAAAATTTCTTAGATTTACTCAAAGCAAACAAATGTTGAACAGTCCTAACGAACCTTGACTGGATATCACCCAAGCACAAACTGAAGCTTCATTCCAGGAGTTTCTATGACTTAACTCCATGTATTATGTAAAACCTTGTGGCCGTGGTTCAccttttccctccatgtgttgtCAGGTTTGGCCCCAGCATTTGTGCCCAATCCTTACATCATCAGTGCTGCACCACCTGGGACAGACCCGTACGCGGCCGgcctagcagcagcagctacactCGGTAATACATTCTTATTATAAAAGAGAGGCACTGATTTCTATTTAGATGCTGCTGGAACCATTTAAAAATAtgcataaacacagacatggtAGTCCTATCTCACCAGTATTTTGCAAATTTGTTTGCGTCAAGGTCCGGCAGTGATGCCTCCCCAGTACTACGGTGTGACCCCCTGGGGGGTTTACCCTGCCAACCTTTTCCAGCAGCAAGCGGCTGCAGCCAACAACTCGGCCAATCAGCAGGCAGCAGGCCAGGGCCAGCAGAACCAACAGCAGGTCAGTCGAGTGCTCGCCAATAAACTGGCATGCTGATTGCCACTGGCTCAAGATGTTTCTGTCAGAGCTCTCCTTATGTGCCAATTGAAATGTGCATCCAGCCTTACCGCTGCTCTACTTGGATCTATTAACAGAAAACTCTTTGTGGACTGTAGATAATGAGCCAGTCAGCAGGAGACTGCTGTTTGTTATTTACTTATGCTAATGTTAGGAATCTTTATCTTATCCTGACAATTTATTACATGCCGCCTTGTATCTCTGTGTGTAGGCACATTCTTGTATACATCAACTACAAGAGCCGACATGATATCAACTTATATCTACAGCACACAAGTTCTCTGTTTTGGAACAGATTTTGGTGCATCCtttttgtattaatttacaTATTGATAATGGCAATTCAGATAAATGTCCTCTTTCTGACTTTGTAAAGGTGATGCGTGCTGGGGGCAACCAGCGACCTCTGACCCCCAGCCAAGGCCAGCAGGGTCAGCAGAATGACCAGCtggttgcagcagcagcagtcaacTCAGCCCTCGCTTTTGGACAGGGGTTAGCAGCAGGAGTCCCTGGTGAGTATGACACTCTGTAAACTGGTTTTATTACATTGGCAAAACTCCCAACACACCCAATTACAGTTGCTCTTACAGCACCGTTGACTATAaaaactgatgatgaaattGAACTAAAATAGCTATCAACCCCCATATGTACACAATAGTCGAGAGGAAATGCTCCACGCTAAAATCGGTTTAGATACTCTCTGAATGTCCCTTTTTGTTGTTCTCTCTTCCTTAGGGTACCCAGTCTTGGCCCCTGCAGCCTACTATGATCAGACAGGGGCCCTCGTGGTCAATACTGGAGCTAGGAGTGGCCCTGTCCGCCTCATGGCCCCTGCCTCTGTCATCATATCTCCTTCTGCAGCACAAGCAGGTAACACAGTAATGCATGTGAAGCCACGGTCAGAAgagtctttgtttttcactgtgacaACAGGACACAGATTGAGTGTCAGGCACACAAAACAAGGATTAGACATTGTGGTATTTAAAAACATAGTCTCGATGTTCCATATAATCAGAATGTGCAATTAAAAGATTATGAGCCTATACCTTCCAGTCTAGCCTTTATTTATTACGGGGAGTTCCCATGAGTCAGTGTGTTCAGTATCAAGGGAAATTAGGGTTTACATTAATACTGGCATTAAAGTGAAGAATTGTTAGTGATGATCTAAAATTTGTATGATTATTTACTGAGTGCTTGAAAAGAGCACTAAACTGAGCTAGAGGGAAAACATTCAtctcacttctctctcctctcctgctgtttctcctcttccagttgcagcagcagcagcatctgcagGTGGTGCCAACGGTGGTCTTGGTGGTGGGGCCAATGGTCCATTCCGTGCCATGACGtcccagcagcctcagcagcaggGTGGCCCTGGTGGCGCTCTGGGAGGGAGCTCCTTCTATGGATCAtcctccctcagctcctcctcccagagctcctctcttttctcacaAGGCTCTGCCCAGCCTGGACCCGGGTCTGCCTCCTTGGGCTTCAGCCAgcctgcctcctcctcccttgGCGCTACTCTGGGGGCCACGCTGGGAGGCTTTGGCACTGCAGGTAGGAAAACACCTTGTTCAAACACAATTTGCAGTTTTTTCTTTGGGGTTatatagttttaatttaaatgtaagtgGCTTAAACTGAAACTTAATTGTTAATagttaaacagagaaaaggacaGTTCTTTAACATTTCACAATTCCTGTAGATTGGATAGATGATctagtttgtctttgtctccctctAGTGGCCAACTCAAGTGGTGGCAGTGGGTCCAGGCGGGACT includes:
- the pum1 gene encoding pumilio homolog 1 isoform X1 gives rise to the protein MSSVCVLKRKAVLWQDSFSPHHRTTSPSMPVVLSSGGHAPPTGQTPQATPPSQQGVAGAGRSQDDAMVDYFFQRQHGEQPGKHRWPTGDNIHDSQVRSMDELNHDFQALALEGRAMGEQLLTGKKFWETDDSGKDGPKGIFLDQWRDSAWGASDHSVSQPIMVSRRPGQGFHGGGEVGVGSVMSPRSESGGLGVSMVEYVLSSSPADKLDSCLRKGPYGQRDGEVEEEKREKPKATFEGEKLKELTEGEADVISDVINPNGLPVQNGLDVDVKEFGRPPGNMPAPGPEGDLLGGPGGVGAEGLTPLGGGGGPKPPEDFSGVEQGGVTMDPMESVMEPLQFDYNSQMPMDSAPTVGLFDYTNQQQLFQRNNALAVQQLTAAQQQQYALAAAQQPHIGLAPAFVPNPYIISAAPPGTDPYAAGLAAAATLGPAVMPPQYYGVTPWGVYPANLFQQQAAAANNSANQQAAGQGQQNQQQVMRAGGNQRPLTPSQGQQGQQNDQLVAAAAVNSALAFGQGLAAGVPGYPVLAPAAYYDQTGALVVNTGARSGPVRLMAPASVIISPSAAQAVAAAAASAGGANGGLGGGANGPFRAMTSQQPQQQGGPGGALGGSSFYGSSSLSSSSQSSSLFSQGSAQPGPGSASLGFSQPASSSLGATLGATLGGFGTAVANSSGGSGSRRDSLTGNNELYKRTPSSLTPIGHGGFYNGTLGFSPSPGPVGMPLPNQGPSHSLTPPPSLSNHSSSSNLNLGGLTNGSGRFISAAPGAEAKYRSAASSGSSLFSPSSQLFPSSRLRYGMSDVMPSGRSRLLEDFRNNRYPNLQLRDIAGHIMEFSQDQHGSRFIQLKLERASSAERQLVFSEILQAAYQLMVDVFGNYVIQKFFEFGSLDQKLALAERIRGHVLSLALQMYGCRVIQKALEFIPSDQQVISEMVRELDGHVLKCVKDQNGNHVVQKCIECVQPHALHFIIDAFKGQVFALSTHPYGCRVIQRILEHCLPEQTLPILEELHQHTEQLVQDQYGNYVIQHVLEHGRAEDKSKIVAEIRGNVLGLSQHKFASNVVEKCVTHASRAERAVLIDEVCSLTEGPHSALYTMMKDQYANYVVQKMIDVAEPTQRKIVMHKIRPHISTLRKYTYGKHILAKLEKYYMKNGVDLGPLCGPPNGIM
- the pum1 gene encoding pumilio homolog 1 isoform X2 yields the protein MSSVCVLKRKAVLWQDSFSPHHRTTSPSMPVVLSSGGHAPPTGQTPQATPPSQQGVAGAGRSQDDAMVDYFFQRQHGEQPGKHRWPTGDNIHDSQVRSMDELNHDFQALALEGRAMGELLTGKKFWETDDSGKDGPKGIFLDQWRDSAWGASDHSVSQPIMVSRRPGQGFHGGGEVGVGSVMSPRSESGGLGVSMVEYVLSSSPADKLDSCLRKGPYGQRDGEVEEEKREKPKATFEGEKLKELTEGEADVISDVINPNGLPVQNGLDVDVKEFGRPPGNMPAPGPEGDLLGGPGGVGAEGLTPLGGGGGPKPPEDFSGVEQGGVTMDPMESVMEPLQFDYNSQMPMDSAPTVGLFDYTNQQQLFQRNNALAVQQLTAAQQQQYALAAAQQPHIGLAPAFVPNPYIISAAPPGTDPYAAGLAAAATLGPAVMPPQYYGVTPWGVYPANLFQQQAAAANNSANQQAAGQGQQNQQQVMRAGGNQRPLTPSQGQQGQQNDQLVAAAAVNSALAFGQGLAAGVPGYPVLAPAAYYDQTGALVVNTGARSGPVRLMAPASVIISPSAAQAVAAAAASAGGANGGLGGGANGPFRAMTSQQPQQQGGPGGALGGSSFYGSSSLSSSSQSSSLFSQGSAQPGPGSASLGFSQPASSSLGATLGATLGGFGTAVANSSGGSGSRRDSLTGNNELYKRTPSSLTPIGHGGFYNGTLGFSPSPGPVGMPLPNQGPSHSLTPPPSLSNHSSSSNLNLGGLTNGSGRFISAAPGAEAKYRSAASSGSSLFSPSSQLFPSSRLRYGMSDVMPSGRSRLLEDFRNNRYPNLQLRDIAGHIMEFSQDQHGSRFIQLKLERASSAERQLVFSEILQAAYQLMVDVFGNYVIQKFFEFGSLDQKLALAERIRGHVLSLALQMYGCRVIQKALEFIPSDQQVISEMVRELDGHVLKCVKDQNGNHVVQKCIECVQPHALHFIIDAFKGQVFALSTHPYGCRVIQRILEHCLPEQTLPILEELHQHTEQLVQDQYGNYVIQHVLEHGRAEDKSKIVAEIRGNVLGLSQHKFASNVVEKCVTHASRAERAVLIDEVCSLTEGPHSALYTMMKDQYANYVVQKMIDVAEPTQRKIVMHKIRPHISTLRKYTYGKHILAKLEKYYMKNGVDLGPLCGPPNGIM